TATATATTATATATTAAAGGAGGCAATTTGTAGGTTCAATCTTCATCCCCGCAATACCCGCTTGTCCTGCTAATCCAGTTTTCTCCAGCTTTACTACCACATAGTAGGCATGGTTACTAAAATCAAAGGAGTAACTAGAAAAACAACCTAGCTCAAAATCTTTATTTTGGGTTTGGTATAGCTCGTCCGCTGCGTAGTCATCACTATCTATTTTGAAAATGTTTGTAAACTCGCCAGTATCGAGATCCATCTCTCGAAGACGAATCGTTATCCTCGCGTCTGGTCCATTATCAAGATAACGGGCGGTCATTTTCCAACCATCAAGGGCTAATATGCTAACAAGGCTATCAGCGTCATGGACTTGATAAAAAAGCCTTACCTGTCCTGTTGCATCGTCGGCCATTTCCACCTCTGGACCGGCATAGTTATATTTTACCATTGTGGGTTTATCGGGTGTTCCAACAGCGCCAGAGGTAGTCCAAGGAATAATAACATCTATTGCTAAAGCGCTGGATACGTTTGTTAATAGAAAGGCTGACGTTAAGAAGCTGTACTTGAGGGCTTTAAAGATAGATGGTTTTTTCATGATATTTTTCCTGTTTGAGTAATACCGCGCACAGGAAGTCTATCGGATCATTTTTTATAAGCTTGATGTGATAGGGGTCACAAAACGATAGATATATAATGATAAGTGTTTCTAGAAAATTTGCTTTAATTCGGCTGTAAATCAGTCAACGTCGTGGTTTCTTGATACCATACGCCGGATTTTCCGTACACTCAGGGCTACCGATAACGCGACGACTGGGATTGATATGCCGATGGTTAAATCTGGATTGATGGGTAAGCCTGCTGCTTCTGCCGCCCTGGCGAGATAACCGACCAGGCCAACCACGTAATAGGTGATGGCGGCGACGGAGAGCCCTTCCACTGTTTCCTGCAAGTGGAGCTGAAGCTTGGCCCGTTCTGCCATGGAAGAGAGCACTTGTTGATTTTGGTGCTCAAGGGAAATATTTACCCTGGTGCGTAGTAATTCGCTTGCACGGCCAATGCGTCGGGACAGATTTTCCTGTAGCCGGAGTACAGTCTCGCAAGTATGCATGGCTGGTCCCATGCGCCGTTCACAAAACTCGCGAAAGGTTTGCATGCCTTCAACCCGCAGCTCACGCAGTTCGTTAATGCGCCGCTGCACCAATTCGTAGTAAGCCTGGGCTGCGGTGATTCGATATTGGATCGAAGAAGCCAGGCTTTCGGTAGAGGCCGCTAATTTGGTGAGCTGATCGAGCAGCTCCGATTCCTCTTCGGTGGTAGCCGAGGCGATGGCCTCGGTAATTTGGGCTAATTCCTGCTCGGCGTGTCCTAGCATGGGCATGGTTCTGCGCGCCAGTGGGTAGGTCCGCAATGCCTGTATGAGATAGGACTCGATCTCCAGGAGGCGCTGTACCGCCCGCCCGGCCTGGCGTGGGGTGAGACTGATATCCTTAATGATAAAGCGGCTAAATCCGTCTTTATGGAGGCGAAAATCGGCGTAAGCGATTCCTGCCCCTTCGCCAATACGGGCGCCTGTAACGGCATTGCCTTCAAACAGGGCGGCAGCAAGCTCATCCGGGTTGCGCGGTTTTTCCGGTAGAGGGTAGATGGCCAAATGAGCAGCAACGAGCACCTGGCCAGGTAGTTCCGCGAGCCAGTCCTGGGGGATGCTTTCTATGACGGTGTTGGCGAATGGTTCCTGGAATGGGCCGCGCCGAAAAAAAGTATAGCTAGTGAATTCAGTATGTTTTTCCCATTGGAGGCGGAATGGACCCAGATCAATGCGAAGATGATTATCTTTTGAGGTCGGAATAGGATGGCCAAACCGGATGCAAATTTCCGTTAACTTCTCCCGCTCTTGCTGAACCATTTCCGCATCGGAGGAAAGCACAAGATGAGATATCTGCTCTGGGGGTGCTAGCGATTCTGGCAGCCGGGCGTGTAATTCATGGTTCAGCAGTAGGCGCTGCGGATGATCGACGGGTATCGTCATAAGTTTAATATCTGGGCTGACCTTGAAAAGGTTATTTTGAGCTCTTCATTCTACCAATTAATGATCAGACCAAGAGCTTCTCAATCAAAGCTCTTGGATAAGGGCGGCATTATAGATCTTGGTATCGTATCATTATTGATAGAACAGTAGAGATATGAGGTCGACATGGAGCCGGTTAGGGAGAATAGTTGGCATGCCCATACTGCAGAGGCCGTATTGCAGCGGATGGGCGTTGAACGGCTGGGGTTGACCCAGCAGGAGGCGGAGCAACGTCTAAAGGAGTATGGGCCTAACCGACTCACACCGCCTAGGCGAAGAGGGGCCGTGGAACGGTTTTTAACCCAATTTCATAATGTGCTTATTTATGTGTTGCTCGCCGCCGCAGTGGTGACTGCCTTACTGGCTCACTGGGTGGACACCGGGGTTATTTTGGCGGTCGTGGTGCTCAATGCCTTGGTTGGCTTTATTCAAGAAGGCAAGGCGGAACGAGCCTTGGAAGCTATCCGTCATCTCCTCTCACCCCAAGCGAACGTGCTGCGCGATGGCCAGCATAGAGTGATCCCCGCCGAATGCTTGGTTCCTGGTGATGTGGTAATCCTCCAGTCTGGTGATAAGGTGCCCGCGGATCTTCGCCTTATTCGGGTCAAGAATTTACAAATTGAGGAAGCCCCCCTAACGGGGGAATCCATGCCTGCGGAGAAGGCGCTTGAACCCGTTACTGAAAATGCATCCGTAGGGGACCGAACCTGCATGGCCTATTCCGGAACCTTGGTTACCTACGGTACAGGGGAAGGGGTGGTGATAGCCACGGGGGATCGCACCGAGATTGGGCGCATCAGCGCCATGCTAGGGCAGGTGCAAACTCTGATAACGCCTTTGCTGCGGCAGATAGCTGTGTTTGGTCGCTGGCTGACCGCCGCCATCTTGGGGCTGGCAGCGATTGTGTTTGCCTTTGGGGTAGGGGTCCAAGGCTATTCTCCCCAGGACATGTTTCTCGCGGCCGTGGGTCTTGCCGTGGCGGCCATTCCAGAGGGACTGCCTGCCATTATGACCATTACCTTGGCGATTGGAGTCCAACGCATGGCGCGCCGCAATGCCATTATTCGTCACCTTCCGGCAGTGGAAACGCTGGGCTCCGTTAATGTGATTTGTTCTGATAAAACTGGCACCTTGACCCGGAACGAGATGACGGTGCGCACGGTAGCCACCGCCGATACCTTATTCGAGGTCAGCGGAGTGGGATATCACCCCCATGGGGGATTTAGCCGGCAAGGCCAACTGATCTCAGTGGATGACTATCCTGAGTTGGGAAATCTCTGCCGTGCGGGTCTGCTGTGTAATGATGCAAATCTTCACAAGTGGGAAGAGCAGTGGATTTGCCAAGGAGATCCCACTGAAGCCGCTTTGGTGAGCTTGGCCATGAAGGCGAATTTGATTCCGGAATTGGAACGGGAAGAATGGCGACGAGTCGATGTTATTCCCTTTGAGTCGGCACTTCGTTTCATGGCAACTTTGCACCAGGATCAGGCGGGGCACGGCTTTATTTATCTTAAAGGGGCGCCTGAACAGGTTTTGGAAATGTGCTATTGCCAGCGCAGCCAAGGTGAGGATCGACCCTTGGATATAGCTTATTGGCATGGACGTATTCTGGAGATGGCAGGCAGGGGTGAGCGGGTATTGGCTGTCGCTTTCCGAATTAGCGATATTAGCCGCTGCGATCTGCGTTTTGTGGATGTGCGGGGAGAGTTAACCCTGCTAGGGTTATTTGGAATTATCGATCCCCCCCGGGTGGAGGCGATTGCTGCGGTCAAGGCATGCCAGGAAGCAGGAATCCAGGTCAAGATGATTACCGGAGATCATCTTTTGACCGCCCAGACCATTGGTCAGCAATTAGGTCTCAAACAGGGCAGACAAGCATTGGCCGGTGCCGATCTGGAAATCATGGATGATGAGACCCTGCGTAAGCTGGTTTTGGATGTGGATATCTTCGCGCGGGCTAGCCCAGAACATAAGCTCCGTTTGGTCAAGGCTTTGCAGGCTCAAGGACGAGTCGTGGCTATGACGGGTGATGGAGTCAACGATGCACCCGCCTTGAAACGGGCCGATGTGGGTATTGCCATGGGACAGAAGGGCACGGAGGTGGCTAAAGAGGCCGCCGAAGCCGTGCTTACCGACGATGATTTTGCTTCCATTGCCCAAGCGGTAAAGGAAGGACGTACCGTTTATGACAATCTAAAGAAATCCATACTTTTTATTTTGCCCACCAATGGGGGCGAAGCGATGACCTTGTTGGTTGCCATTTTGCTTGGCTATATGCTCCCCATTACCCCGGTGCAGATTCTATGGATTAACATGATCACGGCGGTTACCCTGGCCTTGGCGCTGGCTTTTGAGCCTCCAGAAGGGAATGTCATGCGCCGTCCTCCCCGTGATCCGGGGGAACCGGTACTATCCGGGTTTTTAATTTGGCGTATTGTTTTCGTCTCGGCTATTTTGGTAGCCGGTACTTTTGGGCTCTTTCTTTGGTACCGGGAACAAGGCGCATCTATTGAATATGCTCGGACTATTGCCGTGAATACCATGGTAATGTTTGAGATATTCTACCTTTTCAGTACCCGCTATATAACTCGTTCAGCCTTATCCCGAGAGGGTCTACTGGGTAACCGCTACGTTTTGATAGCTATTACCATCGTGACGGTTTTCCAATTGCTGTTTACCTATAGCGCACCGATGCAGCAGCTTTTTACCACCGTGGCTTTAGGGCTCAGGGATTGGGGTTGGATTATACTCGTTACTTCTTCTGTATTTGTGTTAGTGGAACTGGAAAAACTATTTTTGAGGCAAAGGGAAGAAAAAGCCCCGCCCCTAGTGACTAAACCAACTGTGGCGGCACTTGAGCGGTTTAAGCCCCGGGGAGTCTGGCTAGCAGCGCTTGTTCTTCTGCTGCTTGGCGTCGGGGTAGGCCGTTGGGTATGGGTTCAGTTCGATAGGGAGGGAGAAGAAGTCCTGGTCGTGACAGAAGCAGAAAAACAGGCGCCTCAACCTGCCGAGCCTCTGTTAGACACTCAGACTCCGAAGGTAAAAACGCCTCCTGGCAGGGAGCCGGCGTCTGCCTCTCAGCAGCCTGAAGTGGCGGCGATACCGTTGCTGGAGGAAAGCAAGGAAGAACCGGAAAGGCCCAAAATGGCCTCTAAGCCTCCCACCCAGGAAGAATTGGAACAGGCCAAAGTGCCCCCGGCGGCAAAAACAGCGATTGTCCAGCCAGGCGATAGCTTATCCCTGATCGCTGCACGAACCTACGGCGATCCCCAGCAATGGCTGCTTATCTATAAAGCCAATCGGGGCAAGATCAAGGACCCTAACATCATCGTTCCAGGCATGGAGTTGATTCTCCCCCCAGTGCCTAAAAATTAGAATTTTTCAAAATTTTATCCGTCCGAGAAATTCGCTTTTCTCAGCGGTTCTCGTCCTCGGCGCGTCGCTTCACTTCGCGACTTCGCTAGGAGGCTTTCAGCATCCTTGGAGAACTTCAATGAGGTTGGCATAGTCTATAAAAAAGCAAGCAAGTGGTGTTGTTACCATGACCGATTTGTTACAGGTTATTTGTAGGTATTGGGGAGATGCCATATTAGGACATCTGGCCACGCAGGTGGGGCCAAACACTTAAATTAACTAGTTACTCAAGGGTAATTTTACCAAATAGCGCGTAAAGCATTGCCCAATGCGGGCGGTGATATAAGCGCCTTGCAGAACCATGGGCATCATTGTTAAATCCATCTTACACCGCCGGACGGGCGGGGTTAGCCTGTGGAGCGACCGGAACGGGGGCAGCGGCCAGCGCCGCTGTCTAGGGAAGGCACGTTGAAGCAGGAAAGTTCCTGGGGCGACCCAAG
This sequence is a window from Nitrosococcus oceani ATCC 19707. Protein-coding genes within it:
- a CDS encoding DUF3422 family protein, which codes for MTIPVDHPQRLLLNHELHARLPESLAPPEQISHLVLSSDAEMVQQEREKLTEICIRFGHPIPTSKDNHLRIDLGPFRLQWEKHTEFTSYTFFRRGPFQEPFANTVIESIPQDWLAELPGQVLVAAHLAIYPLPEKPRNPDELAAALFEGNAVTGARIGEGAGIAYADFRLHKDGFSRFIIKDISLTPRQAGRAVQRLLEIESYLIQALRTYPLARRTMPMLGHAEQELAQITEAIASATTEEESELLDQLTKLAASTESLASSIQYRITAAQAYYELVQRRINELRELRVEGMQTFREFCERRMGPAMHTCETVLRLQENLSRRIGRASELLRTRVNISLEHQNQQVLSSMAERAKLQLHLQETVEGLSVAAITYYVVGLVGYLARAAEAAGLPINPDLTIGISIPVVALSVALSVRKIRRMVSRNHDVD
- a CDS encoding HAD-IC family P-type ATPase gives rise to the protein MEPVRENSWHAHTAEAVLQRMGVERLGLTQQEAEQRLKEYGPNRLTPPRRRGAVERFLTQFHNVLIYVLLAAAVVTALLAHWVDTGVILAVVVLNALVGFIQEGKAERALEAIRHLLSPQANVLRDGQHRVIPAECLVPGDVVILQSGDKVPADLRLIRVKNLQIEEAPLTGESMPAEKALEPVTENASVGDRTCMAYSGTLVTYGTGEGVVIATGDRTEIGRISAMLGQVQTLITPLLRQIAVFGRWLTAAILGLAAIVFAFGVGVQGYSPQDMFLAAVGLAVAAIPEGLPAIMTITLAIGVQRMARRNAIIRHLPAVETLGSVNVICSDKTGTLTRNEMTVRTVATADTLFEVSGVGYHPHGGFSRQGQLISVDDYPELGNLCRAGLLCNDANLHKWEEQWICQGDPTEAALVSLAMKANLIPELEREEWRRVDVIPFESALRFMATLHQDQAGHGFIYLKGAPEQVLEMCYCQRSQGEDRPLDIAYWHGRILEMAGRGERVLAVAFRISDISRCDLRFVDVRGELTLLGLFGIIDPPRVEAIAAVKACQEAGIQVKMITGDHLLTAQTIGQQLGLKQGRQALAGADLEIMDDETLRKLVLDVDIFARASPEHKLRLVKALQAQGRVVAMTGDGVNDAPALKRADVGIAMGQKGTEVAKEAAEAVLTDDDFASIAQAVKEGRTVYDNLKKSILFILPTNGGEAMTLLVAILLGYMLPITPVQILWINMITAVTLALALAFEPPEGNVMRRPPRDPGEPVLSGFLIWRIVFVSAILVAGTFGLFLWYREQGASIEYARTIAVNTMVMFEIFYLFSTRYITRSALSREGLLGNRYVLIAITIVTVFQLLFTYSAPMQQLFTTVALGLRDWGWIILVTSSVFVLVELEKLFLRQREEKAPPLVTKPTVAALERFKPRGVWLAALVLLLLGVGVGRWVWVQFDREGEEVLVVTEAEKQAPQPAEPLLDTQTPKVKTPPGREPASASQQPEVAAIPLLEESKEEPERPKMASKPPTQEELEQAKVPPAAKTAIVQPGDSLSLIAARTYGDPQQWLLIYKANRGKIKDPNIIVPGMELILPPVPKN